The Meles meles chromosome 6, mMelMel3.1 paternal haplotype, whole genome shotgun sequence genome has a window encoding:
- the LOC123944447 gene encoding olfactory receptor 4Q2, whose translation MDENQTEVVRDFVLAGFSKTSSIETGLFVLFLFFYVSTWIGNVLIMVTVASDNYLNSSPMYFLLGNLSFLDLCYSTVTTPKLLADFLDKDKLISYDQCIVQLFFLHFVGAAEMFLLTVMAYDRYVAICRPLHYTTVMSRGLCCVLVAASWMGGFVHSTVQTILTIRLPFCGPNQVDNFFCDVPPVIKLACADTFVIELLMVSNSGLISTSSFVVLVSSYSTILVKIRSKEGRRKALSTCGSHLMVVTLFFGPCIFIYARPFSTFSVDKIVSVLYNVITPMLNPLIYTLRNKEVKSAMRKLWDRSGLTWKKQET comes from the coding sequence ATGGATGAAAACCAAACAGAGGTGGTGAGAGACTTTGTTCTGGCAGGCTTTTCAAAGACCTCATCTATTGAGACAGGGTTATTtgtactatttcttttcttctatgtgTCCACTTGGATAGGGAATGTCCTCATCATGGTCACAGTAGCTTCTGATAACTATCTGAATTCATCACCCATGTATTTCCTTCTTGGGAACCTCTCTTTCCTGGACTTATGTTATTCAACGGTAACTACCCCTAAGCTTCTGGCTGACTTTCTTGATAAAGACAAACTCATTTCCTATGACCAATGCATCGTGCAGCtcttctttctgcattttgtaGGGGCAGCTGAGATGTTCCTGCTCACAGTGATGGCTTATGATCGCTATGTTGCAATTTGTCGCCCCCTGCACTATACCACTGTCATGAGTCGAGGATTATGCTGTGTGTTGGTAGCTGCCTCCTGGATGGGAGGGTTTGTGCACTCTACTGTCCAGACCATTCTCACTATCCGTCTACCTTTCTGTGGACCAAACCAGGTGGACAacttcttttgtgatgttccccCTGTCATCAAACTTGCTTGTGCAGACACATTTGTCATTGAATTGCTAATGGTATCTAACAGTGGGCTGATTTCTACCAGCTCCTTTGTGGTGTTGGTTTCTTCCTATTCCACTATTCTGGTCAAGATTCGCTCCAAGGAGGGAAGGCGAAAGGCACTATCCACCTGTGGCTCCCACCTTATGGTGGTAACACTCTTCTTTGGACCCTGTATTTTCATCTATGCTCGTCCCTTCTCCACATTTTCTGTGGACAAGATTGTGTCTGTACTCTACAACGTTATTACTCCCATGCTGAATCCCCTCATCTACACACTTCGGAACAAAGAGGTCAAGTCAGCCATGCGGAAACTGTGGGACAGAAGTGGACTTACTTGGAAAAAGCAGGAGACATAA